Proteins from a genomic interval of Crassostrea angulata isolate pt1a10 chromosome 7, ASM2561291v2, whole genome shotgun sequence:
- the LOC128192074 gene encoding uncharacterized protein LOC128192074, protein MEKALKNAALGMANVKRPLPDIPVSTKQKEETATPRQHYIWNKNNSMEGKAFSIILAFKGIIMVATIVLISLSEEIARAKSCDLEKALKSISLNYDFPCKYHDIKDNSTTLRNLGIASLAVDFIFSLLILIFPLLFSICKLLVRTFLPLVAIFSVFMIMEYNDILNSKTAEKNMNYVQLQSDLTIWLEKHYTSDDISSSDEISNSWNKFFIEYDCCGINQVQGTTNDFDSTPWCTTSGSCQATSSQIPKTCCNDVSEDNYGSAPTFCHSSVNPGTFKSNCMIPIRMLSVVGIEEYHVSLLLAFLLIIGTLKIAELLIELSLISVHIYFLVVGFETKSK, encoded by the exons ATGGAaaa AGCACTTAAGAACGCAGCACTAGGCATGGCAAATGTAAAG AGACCCCTTCCAGATATACCAGTTAGTACAAAGCAAAAAGAAGAAACTGCAACCCCCAGG CAACACTACATTTGGAATAAGAACAACTCAATGGAAGGCAAAGCATTCTCCATCATATTGGCTTTTAAAGGCATAATTATG GTTGCAACTATTGTGTTAATATCATTAAGCGAGGAAATTGCCAGGGCTAAATCATGTGATTTAGAGAAGGCTCTCAAATCAATCAGTTTAAACTATGATTTTCCCTGTAAATACCACGACATAAAGGATAATTCTACAACTCTGCGTAATTTGGGAATAGCATCCTTGGCTGTTGACTTCATATTTTCCCTTTTGATCTTGATTTTCCCGTTGCTGTTTTCAATATGCAAACTGCTAGTACGCACATTT CTTCCGCTCGTTGCAATATTTTCGGTATTCATGATCATGGAATATAATGATATTCTTAACTCAAAAACAGCGGAAAAAAATATG AATTATGTTCAATTACAATCAGATCTGACAATTTGGCTTGAGAAACATTATACTTCTGATGATATCAGTAGTAGTGATGAAATATCGAATAGCTGGAATAAGTTCTTTATTGAG TACGACTGTTGTGGTATAAACCAAGTTCAAGGAACGACCAACGACTTTGACAGCACTCCATGGTGTACAACATCAGGTTCATGTCAGGCAACATCATCCCAGATCCCAAAGACCTGCTGCAATGATGTCTCGGAGGACAATTATGGAAGTGCACCAACATTCTGTCATTCCTCTGTAAATCCTGGGACTTTTAAATCG AACTGCATGATCCCGATCAGGATGCTAAGCGTTGTAGGCATTGAAGAGTACCATGTAAGCCTGCTTCTGGCCTTCTTACTAATTATTGGGACTTTAAAA ATAGCTGAATTACTCATTGAATTGTCGCTGATATCAGTACATATTTACTTTTTGGTCGTTggatttgaaacaaaatcaaaataa